ATGAAGACTACGCAAGTAAGCAGAAGGACGACGATctcaaaaaagagaaaacaaaaaggagaaTCATTTTGGAACCAAATTTATCCTTAAAGCTGTTATTCTTGAAGTTTCTGGCAATTTTTGGGCTAGGATCGATTTTTACTTATATGGCTGAAGGCATTCTCCAAGAAGCCAAACTGTCATCATTAACTGTTCGATGCGGAAGTTGGGTATTTAAGCCGAATTGGTCTGTTGCTTTTGGACTTGTAGCTATAGGACTTGCAGTTGCATATCGTTTGATGGATGTACGATGTCCATCTGGTTCTTCCGCAAGGAGAACATCACAATCTTCACAATTTCAGATTCTTTCGAGATATCTTGCTGCTTTTGCTACTCTTCTTCTCACTATGAAAGTAAGGTGAATCTGTGGTTTCGTTTATCAGTGGAAGAAACCAATCAGTCAATGATACTCCGGCTAACTTTCGCTTTTAGAAATTATTGAGCACTCAAAGTACCcactcttcttttgttgccTTGGTTGCCAGCGCTGTCACTATTTGGTACGTGTTTGATCGTTCAAAAAACGGTTTCACCGTCTCGTGTATAATGAGTATTATCGGTAGCATAGCGTATTATGCATTTGTTGATAGTACTCCATTCAGGTAAGTTTACATTGATTTTAGATTCTCGTACTTACATATTAGTCTTTTCGAAACCAACCCTTCAGAATACCAATTTCGTTATTGGATCCCTatgattcttttctctGCCTCAACAATAGTGGGAAACGCCGGCCGTCTCCTCTTTTAAGTTTTTTTCACGATGGCTTATAAGTTCTGGACTCTTCAGTGTAtgattctttcaattttatgTTTGTATCTGTTATGACATTCTTCTAGAATATAATATGTATGGGCGATGGTTAAAGCACtgtatatttctttttcaatttactGTATtcgattttatttttggttcTATATATCCTCGGGAAatgtttacttttattcATACGATGTTTCAATGGCTATTGTCTTCAGTTCATTCCTTTGGTCGTCAGCTATTACTTTTGTGAGTCATCTTGGTTCATCAATCCGAGAAATTAATTT
The nucleotide sequence above comes from Schizosaccharomyces osmophilus chromosome 3, complete sequence. Encoded proteins:
- the ins1 gene encoding INSIG domain protein, whose product is MASQKVYRPHPRYAEGFPSQANMKRSISVMSFTSLDNMRSTLSGLFTPLRLEEEEEQEEDDDSSVHDYEDYASKQKDDDLKKEKTKRRIILEPNLSLKLLFLKFLAIFGLGSIFTYMAEGILQEAKLSSLTVRCGSWVFKPNWSVAFGLVAIGLAVAYRLMDVRCPSGSSARRTSQSSQFQILSRYLAAFATLLLTMKKLLSTQSTHSSFVALVASAVTIWYVFDRSKNGFTVSCIMSIIGSIAYYAFVDSTPFSLFETNPSEYQFRYWIPMILFSASTIVGNAGRLLF